Proteins from a single region of Methanosarcinales archaeon:
- a CDS encoding TIGR04282 family arsenosugar biosynthesis glycosyltransferase, with product MDAVIVMAKAPRPNKVKTRLTPPLDSETASRLYCCFLLDKLEQVKDLEGICPMIAYTPHESADFFTSIRPAGFTLIPQKGGNLGERLANVSGYIVKQGFKKVVILDSDSPNLPSKYIYESLRCLDTADAVIGPCLDGGYYLIGFNNHIPELFHGIPWSTSRVTELTMEKAANCGKTISLLNEWYDVDTWKDLLRLKRDLERPLHGSYFCKNTYRMISNPQVVSPRS from the coding sequence ATGGATGCTGTAATCGTGATGGCCAAAGCACCCAGGCCAAATAAGGTGAAAACAAGATTGACACCACCATTGGACTCTGAAACCGCTTCCCGCCTTTACTGCTGTTTCCTGCTGGATAAGCTGGAGCAGGTTAAGGATCTGGAGGGGATCTGTCCTATGATAGCTTATACTCCCCATGAAAGTGCAGACTTCTTCACAAGTATCCGACCTGCCGGATTCACTCTTATACCTCAAAAAGGAGGTAATCTTGGTGAAAGGCTGGCAAATGTTTCCGGATATATTGTTAAACAAGGATTTAAAAAAGTGGTTATTCTGGACAGTGACAGTCCAAATCTACCATCTAAATATATTTATGAGAGTTTGAGGTGTCTTGATACAGCAGATGCAGTGATCGGTCCCTGCCTGGACGGAGGTTATTACCTGATCGGTTTTAACAACCATATACCTGAATTATTTCACGGCATCCCGTGGAGTACTTCCAGGGTTACGGAATTAACCATGGAAAAGGCTGCGAACTGTGGAAAAACGATATCACTCCTCAATGAATGGTATGATGTGGATACATGGAAAGACCTGCTTCGATTGAAAAGGGATCTGGAAAGGCCATTACATGGGAGCTATTT